A region of Hydrogenispora ethanolica DNA encodes the following proteins:
- the chvE gene encoding multiple monosaccharide ABC transporter substrate-binding protein, protein MRKLFTYLLVLSMVLAIASFGNAAPKTYVGISMPTQSSERWIKDGGTMKTILEKKGYRVDLQFAEDDIPTQKAQIENMISKGANVLVIAAVDGSTLSATLTAAAKDGVKVISYDRLLVNTDAVSYYATFDNRKVGQLQAQSLVEGLRKYKGKGPYNVELFAGSPDDTNSYYFYQGAMDVLKPLMDKGTIVVPSKQIAQDKIGTLRWLGDVAQARMDALLAANYSGGKRVLHGVLSPYDGISRGILSALISFGYTPGNNFKNLPIVTGQDAEAASIKLIIARQQYSTILKDTRDLAKVASDMVDAVLKGTEPQINDTKTYNNNVKVVPSYLLTPHIVTVSNYKKLVIDSGYLKPSDIK, encoded by the coding sequence ATGAGGAAATTATTCACTTACCTGCTGGTGCTGTCCATGGTCCTGGCGATCGCGAGTTTTGGAAATGCCGCTCCCAAGACGTATGTCGGAATTTCCATGCCCACCCAGTCGTCGGAACGCTGGATTAAAGACGGCGGAACCATGAAGACAATCCTTGAGAAAAAAGGTTACCGGGTCGACCTGCAGTTTGCTGAAGATGATATTCCGACTCAGAAAGCACAGATTGAGAATATGATCTCCAAGGGCGCCAATGTCCTGGTGATCGCCGCCGTTGACGGCTCCACCCTCTCGGCGACGCTGACCGCGGCCGCCAAAGACGGCGTGAAAGTCATTTCGTACGACCGTTTGTTGGTGAATACGGACGCCGTTTCCTATTATGCGACGTTTGACAACCGCAAAGTCGGACAGCTTCAAGCGCAATCACTGGTCGAAGGTCTGAGAAAATACAAAGGCAAAGGCCCCTACAATGTGGAGCTGTTTGCCGGTTCGCCCGACGACACCAACTCCTACTATTTCTACCAAGGCGCGATGGATGTCCTCAAACCGTTGATGGATAAGGGCACGATCGTGGTTCCCTCCAAACAGATCGCCCAGGATAAGATCGGTACCTTGCGTTGGCTCGGCGATGTGGCGCAAGCGCGGATGGATGCGCTCCTGGCCGCCAATTATTCGGGCGGGAAGCGGGTTCTTCATGGCGTATTGTCGCCGTATGACGGGATCTCCCGAGGCATCTTGTCGGCGTTGATTTCGTTTGGTTACACCCCGGGCAATAATTTCAAAAACCTGCCGATCGTTACCGGTCAGGACGCCGAAGCCGCGTCGATTAAACTGATCATCGCCAGGCAACAATACTCCACCATCTTAAAGGATACGCGGGATCTGGCCAAAGTGGCGTCAGATATGGTTGACGCGGTTCTGAAAGGCACCGAGCCGCAGATCAACGATACCAAAACCTATAATAACAATGTCAAAGTCGTTCCTTCCTATCTCTTGACCCCGCACATCGTTACCGTTAGCAATTACAAGAAGCTGGTCATCGATTCCGGCTATTTAAAACCGTCCGATATTAAATAA
- the mmsA gene encoding multiple monosaccharide ABC transporter ATP-binding protein, with amino-acid sequence MESYILEMKNITKLFPGVKALDNVNLKIRPNQIHALVGENGAGKSTLMNILSGVYPYGTYSGDIIVNGEICKFRDIRESEAKGIAIIHQELALIPSLSIAENVFIGNEQTNNGFTVNWNKTRLKTLEIFKKVGLHENIDTRVMDIGMGKQQLVEISKALSKDVKILILDEPTAALNDEDSNHLLNLILDLKEHGITSIIISHKLQEVIKVADEITVIRDGATIETLVKGEDSITEDRIIKGMVGREIKDRFPKRHHQIGEIRFEVQNWSVHDPIQESRKVIKDVNLHVRKGEVVGIAGLMGAGRTELAMSIFGKAYGRKITGTIRKDGQTLNLHSVSDAIQNRITYSTEDRKTAGLILSSDIKKNITLAALPKISKCNVVDENQEIQVGEEYRGKLRIKSASVFQNAGNLSGGNQQKVVFSKCIFADPDILFLDEPTRGIDVGAKYEIYSIINELAEEGKSIIMISSELPEVLGMCDRIYVMNEGRIVGEFLSEEASQEKIMQCIMQSNKEVVM; translated from the coding sequence ATGGAAAGCTATATTCTGGAAATGAAAAATATCACCAAGCTATTTCCCGGAGTGAAAGCGCTGGACAATGTGAATTTGAAGATTCGGCCGAACCAGATTCATGCGCTGGTTGGCGAAAACGGGGCGGGTAAATCCACGCTGATGAACATCCTGAGCGGGGTTTATCCATACGGAACCTATAGCGGAGACATTATTGTCAATGGCGAGATATGCAAGTTTCGGGATATTCGCGAAAGCGAGGCGAAAGGCATCGCGATTATCCATCAGGAGCTGGCTTTAATTCCTTCCCTGTCCATTGCCGAGAATGTCTTTATCGGCAACGAGCAGACGAATAACGGGTTCACCGTCAATTGGAACAAGACCCGTCTGAAAACGCTGGAGATCTTCAAAAAAGTCGGATTGCACGAAAACATCGATACCCGGGTCATGGACATCGGAATGGGCAAACAACAGCTGGTGGAGATCAGCAAGGCCCTATCCAAAGATGTCAAGATCTTAATCCTGGATGAACCGACCGCGGCATTAAACGATGAGGATTCCAATCATCTGCTGAATTTGATATTGGATCTGAAAGAACATGGCATTACCAGCATTATTATCTCTCATAAGTTGCAAGAAGTGATCAAAGTCGCCGACGAAATCACCGTGATCCGCGATGGCGCCACCATTGAAACCCTGGTGAAAGGGGAGGATTCCATCACCGAGGACCGGATCATCAAGGGAATGGTCGGACGGGAGATCAAAGACCGCTTTCCCAAGCGGCATCATCAGATCGGCGAGATCCGGTTTGAGGTTCAAAATTGGAGCGTCCATGATCCGATTCAGGAATCCCGGAAGGTCATCAAGGATGTCAACCTTCATGTCCGCAAAGGCGAAGTGGTGGGCATCGCGGGCTTGATGGGCGCCGGCCGGACCGAATTGGCGATGAGTATCTTTGGCAAGGCTTACGGCAGAAAAATAACCGGGACCATCAGAAAAGACGGCCAAACGCTGAATTTGCACAGTGTCAGCGATGCGATTCAGAACCGGATCACCTATTCGACGGAGGACCGCAAGACGGCCGGTCTGATCCTGTCCTCGGATATCAAAAAAAATATTACCCTCGCCGCGCTGCCCAAAATCTCCAAATGCAACGTGGTGGATGAAAACCAAGAGATTCAAGTCGGCGAAGAATACCGCGGCAAATTGCGGATCAAATCGGCCAGCGTTTTTCAGAATGCGGGCAACCTCTCGGGCGGCAATCAACAGAAAGTCGTCTTTAGCAAGTGTATCTTCGCGGACCCCGATATTCTTTTTTTGGATGAACCGACCCGCGGCATCGATGTCGGAGCCAAATACGAGATCTACTCGATCATTAATGAACTGGCGGAAGAGGGAAAATCGATCATCATGATCTCCTCGGAGCTGCCGGAGGTCCTCGGGATGTGCGATCGCATCTATGTCATGAATGAGGGCAGAATCGTGGGCGAGTTTTTGAGCGAGGAAGCCTCTCAGGAGAAGATCATGCAGTGTATTATGCAAAGCAATAAGGAGGTCGTAATGTAA